Part of the Halobellus ruber genome is shown below.
CCTCGACGTTCGGGATCACGACGCTGGTGCTGCTGTTCGGCGAGAGCGCGCCGAAGTCCTACGCCGTCGAGAACACCGAGTCGTGGGCGCTCCGGATCGCCCGCCCGCTGAAGTACTCCGAGTACGTGCTGCTCCCCCTGGTCGTCGTCTTCGACCGGCTGACCCGCGCGATCAACAGGGTCACCGGCGGCCGGTCGGCGATCGAGACCTCCTACATCACCCGCGACGAGATCCAAGACCTCATCCAGACCGGCGAGCGGGAGGGCGTGATCGAGGAGGAGGAACGCGAGATGCTCGATCGGATCTTCCGGTTCAACCAGACCATCGCCAAGGAGGTGATGACGCCGCGGCTGGATATGACCGCCGTCCCGAAGGACGCCACCATCGACGAGGCCATCGAGACCTGCGTCCAGTCGGACCACGAGCGGGTCCCGGTGTACGACGGCAACCTCGACAACATCATCGGGATCGTCACGATCCGCGACCTCGTCCGCGAGCGGAACTACGGCGAGGGCGACCTGGTGTTGACTGACCTCGTGCAGCCGACCCTGCACGTTCCCGAGTCGAAGAACGTCGACGAACTCCTGACCGAGATCCAGGACAACCGGCTGCGGATGGTCATCGTCATCGACGAGTTCGGCACCACCGAGGGGCTCGTCACGCTCGAGGATATGGTCGAGGAGATCGTCGGCGACATCCTCGAGGACGACGAGGAGGAGTCCTTCGAGCACCTCAACGACCGCGAGACGCTCGTCCGCGGCGAGGTCAATATCGACGAGGTCAACGAGGTCCTCGGACTCGACCTCCCGGAGGGCGAGGAGTTCGAGACGCTCGCGGGGTTCATCTTCAACCGCGCGGGCCGGCTGGTCGAGGAGGGCGAGCGGATCGCCTACGAGGGAGTCACCATCCGGATCGAACAGGTCGACAACACCCGGATCCAGAAGGCCCGGATCACGATCCCGGAGGAGCCCGACAGGAAGGAAAGCGACGCCGACACGGCGGAAGCCCCCGAGACTGCCCCCGCCCCCGAGTCAGCGTCGGACCCGGCGGAGTGAGCGCCGCGCGCCGAACGACTACACCGCGGCGTCGACACCGAGGAACGCCACGTACGAGGCCCCGAAGGCGAGCGCCAGCGATCCGGCCCACGCCAGAACGGTCTTGGCCATCTTCTCCCGGCTGACCCCCGCGCCGCCCGCGGCGTAGCCGCTGCCGATGATCGCGCTCACGATGATCTCGTTGAACGACACCGGGATGCCGAGCGCGACGGCGGTCTGTGCGATCGCAAACGAGGGGATCATCGCGGCGATCGACCGCCGCGGTCCCAGCGAGGAGTAGTCCTGTGAGATCGCCTTGATCATCCGCGGCGCGCCGGTCCACGACCCGACTAACAGTCCCAGTCCCCCGCCGACCAGAAGCGCGGGCAGCGGGACCGCCACCGCATCGAGCAGGGGGACCAGCGGGCCGATCGCCAGCCCCACCTGGCTGCCACCGGCGGAGAACGCGACCAGCCCGCCGAGGACGAGCAGGAACCGCCGCTGGCCGCGTGCGGGGTCGAGCAGGATCTCCCGCCGGACGGCGGCGTAGGCGGCGATCGCGAACAGCAGCGACATCGCGACCACGCCGAGATCGATCCCGACGACGGGCACCGGGACCGGCGGGGTGGTCGCGGCGGCCACCTCCGCCACCGACCGGCCGGACTCGCCGCCCAGAACCGCAAACCGGATGTTCGCGACGAGCAGGCCGACGACGCCGGCGAGGGCCGGCACCGCCACGCGCTCGGGCACCGACTCGTTCCGGAGGAGTCGCGCGGTGACAAAGGCGATCCCGCCGCCGACGAACGGCGTGAGGATCCACAGCGACGCGATCTGCTGGTACTTCGCGATCGCGGGGCCGCCGCCGTTGGCGAGGCCGACGCCGATCACCGCGCCGGTGACCGTGAACGCGGTCGCGATGGGGTAGCCCGCGAACACCCCGACCGCAACGAGGGCCGCGGCCACGATGAGCGCGACCGTCGAGGCGGTGGCGGTGAGCACCGACCCGACCACCAGTTCGGTCCCGACGGCCTCGGTGACGTTGGCCCCCTGGAGAACCGCGCCGGACAGTCCGAGGACGCCGACGACGAACCCCGCTCGCATCACCGAGATGGCGTTTGCGCCAACTGCCGGCGCGAACGGCGTCGACCCCGAGGAGCCGGCGCCGATCGACCACGCCATGAACAGGCTTGCCAGGGCGGCAACGACGAGCGTAACCAGGGTGGCGGCCGCGACCATCCCGGGCTACTTCCCCCGGTAGCCCTCGTCGAACCCCTCGCGGAGTCCGCTGAGGGTTCGCCTGACGAAGAGGAACGCAAAGAAGACGAAAGCGAGCAGGAAGACGACCAGCACGACCAACGCCGGGTTCGAGGCCACGAAGTCGGCGACGACGTCTACCTGGGCGGGGGCGCCGTCGGTGCGGACGGCCCGGACGCGTCCGAGGTCCCCCGGCTGACGGGCGAGCATAGCCCCCGCTTTCCCCGGCGCCTGTAAATGCGTTTCGCCCTCCGAGGAAACAGGTGCACATCCGGACAGTACCGTTACATACGGCGACGTGGGAACCTGCGAAACCTTTCGGCTGCCCGACGGTGGGCCCCCCATCCGCCGCCGCTCGACAAAGCGCAACCGCGGCGTACGTGGCGGAAGACTCATGTGAACCGCGTGAAAACAGTCGCGGCAGTATGGCCGACCTCCTGCCCTCCCGGCCCGATATCTCCGACGACGACAAGGACCCACGCGTCGTCGGCCTCGACAGCGACGAGGTAGACGACCTGCTCGCGGCGATCTCCTCGGAGACCGCACGGGACGTGCTCGCGACGCTGCACGACGAACCCGGGGCGCCCTCCGACGTCGCCGACCGAATCGACACCTCGATCCAGAACGCCCAGTACCACCTCGATCGGCTCGAAACCGCGGGCCTGATCGAGGCGGCCGGTACCGCCTACTCCGAGAAGGGACGCGAGATGACCGTGTACGCGCCCTCGGATGGGGCGCTGGTCGTCGTCGCTGGCCCCGACGAGGAAGCGACCGGGCTCCAGTCGGCGCTCACACAGCTGCTCGGCGGGATCGGCGCGGTCGCGCTCGGCAGCGTCGTCGTCGACCGCCTCGCGCGGACCGGGGCCGCGCCCGCGGCGACCGCGGAGCAGGCCGACGCGGACGGGGGAGGCGCCGGCGGCATCGCGGCGAACGACAGCGCGACTGCGGCGCCGACATCCGAACCGACGCCGACGCAGACGGCTGGGGACGACGGCGGCGTGCGGATCGCGGAGGCGACCGGGACGCCGGCCCCGACGGAGGAGCCCGCCGCGACGCCGCAACCGGAGCCGACCTCGACCGAGACCGCCGCCGACCTGGCGGGGACGGCGGTGGAGACGACCGCCGCGAGTGGCGGCGGCTCGGAGCCGCTCGCGGGCGTGATCTCCGGTCTCCCCCCCGGCGCCCTCTTCTTCCTGGGCGGGGTGCTCGCGCTACTGTTCGTCACCGCGCTCCGGGTGCGGTAGCCGACCCCGCGGGCGCTTCGGACGGTAGCTGAAATCCCGGTTTGAGTCTACGCCGGCTATTTTATTCAGGCGCGCCTACGCTTTGGCGCAGGGTCGTTGCCGCTTCGGCTCTCCACCATCCGTCCGCCTCCCCGGCTCCTGTACGGACCCACGCGGCGGTCGCGGCGCCTCACCCCCGCCCCACCCCCCGCGACCGCCTACCCGGAGTTCCGGCGGCAACGACCCGAAGCTCCCTCTCCTTTCCGCCGTTCGTGAGCCGCGCTACACGCCCCCGCTGGCTCCCCCGGCCCGTCCCGAATGGCGGCCCTCACGCGGTCCGTTCGATCGTGAACTCCTCGAAGACGTCGCCGTCGACCGTGACCAGCCGTCCCGCGAGGGCGTCCCCGCGGGCCTCGAACTCCGCGTGTGCGGCGCGGTTCCCCCGCGGCTGTGCGTGGCTCCCGGGGTTGACGAGGGGCACTGCCCCGCTGGGGTCGTACGTCGGGCGGTGGCTGTGGCCGAACAGCACCACGTCGGCGTCGCGTTCCCGGCCGAAAAGCGACAGCGCGGTCGGGCCGCCCCGGCGGGTGTGGGTCACCGCGACGGTGAACCCCTCGAAGGTGAGGGTTCGGGCCTCCGGGAGCCGCCGCCGGATCCCGGCGTCGTCGTTGTTGCCGGCGACGCCGAGCAGCCGGTCGGCCTCGCGCTCGAAGTCGTCGAGGACGGACTCGCGCATAAAGTCGCCCGCGTGGACGGCGACTTCGGCGTCCCGGACCGCCTCGAGGGTCCGCCCCGACAGTCGGTGGCCGTCGGTGCTGTGGGTGTCGGAGACGACGGTGAGCATAGCCGACGGTACGACGGCCGGGAACAAGAAGCACCCGACGCGTCGACGGCCGTCGGACCGCGGCGCGCGGACCCGACGCCCGGCTCTCCGGCGGTGCCAACCCATATACTCCCGTCGGGCGACTGTGCCAGTATGGCCGGAAGCAAAGGGGTCGTCCTCGCGGCGCTTTTCGCGAACGGCGCCATCGCGATCCTGAAGTTCGGCGGGTTCCTCCTCACCGGCAGCCCTTCGATGCTGTCGGAGACGTACCACTCGGTCTCCGACACCGGAAACCAGGTGTTCCTCCTCGTCGGGATCCGGTACAGCGAGAAGCAGTCGAGCCGCCGACACCCGTTCGGGTACGGGAAGGCGCAGTTCTTTTACTCCTTCCTGGTGGCCGTCCTGCTGTTCGGGATCGCCGGATGGGAGTCGGTCAAACACGGCTACGACGCGATCGTCCACGGCGGCCACGGGACCGCCGGTACGGTCTCCGTCGCTGGCGCGACGTTCCCGTCGTGGTACGTCAACGTCGCCGTGCTCTTCGGCGCGATCGCGTTCGAGAGCTACGCCCTGAGGAAGGCGAACGCCGAGATCCGCAGCCAGATCGACCAGTTCGGGTGGAGCGGCCTCGGGGAGGCTTTCCGGAAGACCAGCGACGTAACGAGCCTGACGGCATTCACCGAGGACACCATCGCGCTCCTGGGTGCGGGGCTGGCGCTCGTGGGAATCCTCCTCTCGAAGGCGACCGGCAACGAGGTGTACGACGCCGTGGCCGCACTCCTCATCGGACTGCTGCTTATGGGCTTCGCGCTCGCGCTCGCGTGGGAAAATAAGCGATTACTGCTGGGTGAGAGCCTACCGAAGGACGTTGAGGCTGATCTCCGGGACGTGATTCGGGCGAGTTCGGGCGTCGTCCACGTCGATACCTTCCGGACGGTGTTCGTCGGGCCGCAGGAGGCGCTGGTGACGGCCGACGTGAGCCTCGACCCCGAGTTCACGACCGAGGAGTTGGACGACGCGATCACCGCGGCCGAGACTCGCCTCAAGGAGGCTGACGAACGGGTCCAGTACGTCGTTATCGAGCCCGAGACGTAGCTGCCCGAGCGTCCGAACTGCTGTCCTCTCTTTCCTACAGCGACGCCACGACGCCGGCGACCCGGTCGATCGCCGTTTCGACGTCGTCGCGGTCGACGTCGAGGTGCGTACAGAACCGGGTGAGATGGGGGCCGTGGACCCCGCCGCGGACGCCCGCGGCCTCGCAGGCCTCGACGAACGTCTCGGCGTCGGCGAGGTCGTCGGTGTACACCCGGACGATGTTGGTGTCGGGCTCCGGCACCCGGAGGCCGTCGATCGCGCCCAGCCCGGCCGCGAGGCGGGCGGCGTTGTCGTGGTCGGTCGCGAGCCGCTCGACGTTCTCGAAGGCGAGCAGTCCCGGCGCCGCGACCAGCCCCGCCTGTCGCATCCCGCCGCCGAACAGCTTCCGGATCCGGCGTGCGGCCGCGATGAACTTTGCATCCCCCGCGAGCATCGACCCGACGGGCGCGCCCAACCCCTTCGAGAGGCAGAACAGCACCGAATCGACGTCCCGGACCATCCGCGCGGGGTCGACGTCGAGGGCGACACACGCGTTGAACAGCCGCGCGCCGTCGAGGTGGACCGGCAGGTCGTGATCGTGTGCGGCCTCGGCGGCCGCCGAGATCGGTTCGGGCGGGACGGCGACGCCGCCCCGGGCGTTGTGGGTGTTTTCGAGCGTCACCAGCCCGGTGCCGGGTCGGTGCAGCGACTCCTTGACGTACGCGCCGTGGATCTGCTCGGGGGTCGGCACGGCGTCGTCGGCGTCGACGGTCCGTGGCTGGACCCCCGAAAGTTGGGCCAGCCCGGCGAGCTCCCACTGGTAGATGTGGGCTTCGCGGTCGAGGACGACTTCCTGCCCGCGGTCGGTGTGGACCCGCGCCGCGATCTGGTTGCCCATCGTTCCGGTCGGGACGTAGAGGGCGTCCTCGGTCCCGACGCGGTCGGCAGCGGCGGCTTCGAGGTCGTTCACTGTCGGGTCCTCGCCGTAGACGTCGTCGCCGACCGCCGCCTCGGCGGCGGCCGTGCGCATCCGCTCGGAGGGCTGCGTCACCGTGTCGCTCCGGAGGTCGATCGCCATACCCCCGCTTTCGCGGCCGCGAAGAAATACCTGCGGTCCGCCGGGAGGAATCCTGATCGGGCTACTGGAGCGTGATGACGTACGTCAGCGCAAACAGGAGTATCGCGCCCGTCGCGACGTTGATGAGCGTCAGGTCGGCGGCGCCGAGGACGTCCAACCCCCACACGATGGTGACCGCGAACCCGGTTGAGAGCACGATGTTCATCGCGATGAGCACCCGCGGATCCCCCTGGGACCCGCTTGCGCCCGCCTCGAAGCCGTCGTCGCTCATACCTCCCGAAGGGGGAGTGACCCCCTTAGCTCTTTGCGACGCGGCCGCAACGTGGGGTATGGAGGTCCGGAACCGCGACGGGGAGCCGGTCGATGCGGTGCCGTTTCTGGTCTCGACCGGAATTTTCGGGATGTTGACGATTTCGGTCGGCCCGCTGTACGGGCTCGCCTACGGGGTTCCGGTCGCCCGGGGGCTCGCGGTCTCCGCGGGGGCGACCGCGGCCATCGCCGCCGTGGCGTTCCACCGCCTCGTGTGGGTCGCGCCGCCCGCGTGGGTGACGATCCCCCCGGAGGTACGGTTCCAGCGGCTGGTCTATCTCGGGGTCGCGTTCGGACTCGCCCTGCTCGCGTTGACGGCTCCGCTGGCGGTGTGATTTTGTAGCCCCGCCACGGAGGAGGGGTATGCGCGAGGTCGAGGCCTCCGAGTTCGTGCTGGCGCGTCCCCCGGCCGTCCACCGCGCCCTCTCGCCGGCGGCGATCGTCGCCGCCGAGGGGACCTTCGACGTCGCGGGGAGCCGCGAGGACGGGGACGGCACCGCGATCGTCGCCTCCGCGCCCGGGGTGACGGTCCTCCTGCGTTTCGAGGAGCGCGAGACCGGGCTGGCGTACACCGCGGAGGGCGAGGTCGGCCCGTTCGACCACCTCGAAACGGCAGTCGAGGTCGACCCCGAGCGGAACGGCTCGCGGATCACGATGCGGTCGACCGTCTCGCTCAACCTCCCGCTGCCCTTTGCCGACCGGATCGCGGCGTGGAAGCGTCGCGGGGAGCTCCGCCGGGCGGTCGCGGAACTCGCCGACTCGGTCGCGTGAAACACCGTCCGAGCGCGACGCTCCGGTTGTGCGACCGCGACACATACGCACGATACGGTTACAACACGATCTTCCCTAAACGATCGTATGAGTCTAATGGACACGGTCAAGGACGCCTTGGCGGGCGGCCCGTCGGCCAAATCCACGCCGGACGACGGATCGAAGGGCGCGTACTGGTGTGACGACTGCGACAACCGGATCCGCGACGTCGACCTCGACGGCGACCCGGTGTGTCCGGACTGCGGCGAGGAGATGCGGTTCGAGCGGGCGACCGGTCGCGACTGCGCCTGTTGAATCGGATGCGGGGAGCTGTTTGGTCGAGAGTGGTACTACTGTGAATATTCCGGGGCAGACCTCGGAAGCCCCCGCGCTCTCGATTCGGGGGCCTCGCTGCGGTCCTCGTCGTTCGCTTCGCTCACTCTTGCGGTCCTTGCCGGCCGCCGTCATCGAGAGCGCGGCCCCTTCCAGTCCCGATGGACGCTCCGCGTTCATCAACGTCCCGCTCGCTCCGCTCGCGGGACTCCCACCCAACGGTGGACTTCGATCAGCCACCGTGTATCTGAAACCCGTCTAAGCGTGCGGCGACCGGCTCTCGAATCGGCAATATCAGTAACTACGGCTCCCTGAGAACCGCTTCCGATCCCTGCTCGGCCGGGAACGGGCCCGAGAGGTCGCCGACGCGGTCCCACTCGTCGTCGGTGACGAGGGCGTCGTCGAGCGACGCACGGAGCGACGCCTCGTCGTAATCGGTGCCGATGAAAACCAACTCGGTCCGTCGGTCGCCGTGGGTGTCGTCCCACTCGAGGTCCGGGCGGTTCGACCGGTAGAGGTCCTGCTCGACCTCCGGGAGGCTCGCGATCCAGGGGCCCACGGCCTCGATGTGGACCGACGGGCCGGCCTGCCCGAGCACGACCCGGAGCTCCGAGCCCGCGACCCAGAGGGTGCCCTTCGAGCGGACCACTCCCGTCGGGAGCGCCCGGAGGATCTCGGCGACCCGCTCGGGGTGGAACGGCCGGCGTCGGCGGTAGGTGAAGGAGGTGACGCCGTAGACCTCGTCGGGGTGGTGGTGGTCGTCGTGGCCGTGGCCGGCGCCCGAAAGCGCCCGCTTCCACCCGGGGAGGTCCTTGATGTGATCGGGGTCGAACAGCCCCCGGTCGAACAGCCGGTCGTGCGGGACCGCCGAGAACTCCGTCCGGATGGTCTCGGCGTCGGGCTGCAGCGCCGCGATCAACTCCTCGGCCTCGTCGAGTTCGGCGTCCGTACAGAGGTCCGCCTTGTTCAGGAGCACGACGTTCGCGAGTTCGGCCTGCTCGACCAGCAGATCCGAGAGGGGTCGGTCGCCGTCCTCGCCGCGCCGTTCGGGCTCGCCGCCGGAGAAGGCGTCCAGGAACTGCCGGGTATCGAGGACGGTCACGAGCGAATCGACGCGGTACAGCGCCGCCGCCCGCGACTCGGTGGTGAACAGTCGCGCGACCGGCCCGGGTTCGGAGATGCCCGACGACTCCACGACTAAGGCGTCGAACTCGCGGTTCTGCGCGAGCCTGACCACCGCCGTCTCCAGGTCGTCCTGGAGTTCACAGCAGATGCAGCCGTTCGAGAGTTCGGTCACGCCGCCCGCGACGTCCAACTCGGAGTCGGAGGCGACGAGGTCGGCGTCGACGTTGACTGTGCCCATATCGTTGACGAGGACGGCGATGTCGCGGTCGTCGGCGTCGGCCAGGATGTGGTTGAGAAGCGTCGTCTTGCCGGCGCCTAAGCTGCCGGAGATGATCGTCACCGGAATCGTGTCGCTCATACCCCTACGATTGGGGTCCCGGAACTTGAACCCTCGATACCGGCCGTTTCGGCTCGCACCCATCCGCGACAGGTTTTTCCTCGTGTCCCTCGCAGGCACGCACCACGATGGATCTCTCCGACCGCATCGAGCGCTTCCGCCGGATCGTCCGGGAGTGGGCCAGGGGCCTCTACCACGGGCTGGTGACCCACCCGGCGTACGAGAAAATCGAGAAGGAAGCCGAGGACGTCGAGGACGCGTTCATCCTGGCGTGTTTCCCCGACGCCTTCGGCATCCCTTCGCCGGTCTCCTACTACACCGCCGAACTGCTCCCGTTCCTCGAAGACGAGTTCGAGGCGTGGGAGCGGCGCCTGTGGGACCGCGGGACGTACCTCGAACGCAAGGGCCAGCAGTACCACTTCTGATGGAACCGTTCGTCTTCTTCGGCGGCAAAGGCGGGGTCGGCAAGACCACCGTTTCCTGCGCCTACGGCGTGAAGTCGGCCCGGTCGGGGCTCGATACGCTGGTCGTCTCGACGGACCCGGCCCACTCGGTGTCGGACGTGTTCGAGCAGTCCTTCGGCGACGATCCGCAGCCGGTCGACGGCGTCGACGGGCTCTCGGCGATGGAGATCGACCCCGACACGGAGGTTCAACGGCACCTGAACGGCATCCGACAGAGCCTCTCGGATCAGGTGTCGGCGGCGATGGTCAACGAGATCACCCAGCAACTGGAGATGGCCCACCAGACCCCCGGGGCCTACGAGTCGGCGCTGTTCGACCGGTTCGTGGACGTGATGCGGGAGTCGGACCCCTACGACCGCGTCGTGTTCGACACCTCGCCGACGGGCAGCACGCTCCGGCTCCTCGGACTCCCGGAGTTCCTCGAAGGGTGGATCGACCGGCTGATGCACAAACGCGAGAAGAGCATCGACCTCTTCGAGAAGGCCGCGATCGGCAACAACGAACCCCGGCGGGTGATGGACGGCGATCCCGTGCTCAATCGGCTCCGGGAGCGCAAGGAGTTCTTCGAGTTCGCCGGCGGGGCGTTGCGGTCGGACGCGGCGTTCTTCTTCGTGCTCAACCCCGATCAGCTGTCGGTCAACGAGACCCGCCGGGCGATCGGGGAGATGGCCGACAACGACCTCGCGGTCCGGGGGCTGGTCGCGAACAAGCTCACCCCCGAACCCGACGACGACGAGGACGGCCGCGGGGCGCGATACCTCCGCGATCGAGTGAACACCGAGACAGAGCGGCTCGCGGAGGTCCGGGAGACCCTCGACCCGCCGTTGGTCGCCGAGATCGAGAGCCGAACGGCGGAAGTCAAGGGGTCGCTGCTCGACGATGTCGCCGACGAACTCGACGTCGAGACCGCGGCCGAGGCGCCGACGTTCGTCGGGTAACGTCCGGCGGGACGGCCCGGTCCCGGCCGTCGCTCGGTGTGCGTGGCCGCCGCACGAGCGAGCCGTCCGGTCGGCCCGCGGCTGTCTCTCGACCGCGCTTCCGGTTGCCCGTTTTGATTGCACAACCGAACCGGCCGCTAACGCCCGTGTTGAAACGCTACGGGGCTAATTACTCGCACCAAACGCAACAAATAAGTTGGTGATGAATAATGTAAGTCTGTGGGATCGTACTAATGGTACAAGTCATCTGGCTCGTAGCGGCGGTACTGGCAACGTTCACAATCGGTTATGTGGGGTACTCGAGGTACCTGGCGCAGTTCCTCGAACTCGACGAGGAGGCCGAAACGCCGGCCCACAAATACGAGGACGGACAGGAGTACGTCCCGTCGAAAAAGCCCGTCCTGCTCGGGCACCACTACTCCTCGATCGCGGGCGGCGCCCCGATCGTCGGCCCGATCACGGCCGGCGCGGTGTGGGGGTGGGTGCCGGCGCTGCTGTGGATCGCGGTCGGCAACCCGCTTATGGGAAGCGTCCACGACTTCGTGTCGCTTTCGGGGTCGCTCCGCCACGAGGGGAAGTCGATCGGGTACATCATCGGCGAGTACGTCGGGGAGGGCGGCAAGAACATGCTGCTGTGGTTCGCGTTCCTCACGATCATCCTCGTGGTGGCGGTGTTCGCCCTCGTGGTCGCGATCGTGTTCGACGCGTTCCCGCAGGTGTCGACCGCGAGCTTCGTTTACATCGTCCTGGCGCTCGCGTTCGGGGTGTACCTCTACCAGTTCAACGGCCCGTTCATCCCGGGAACGATCGTGTTCGTCGCGGGCGTCTTCGCGGGCGTCTGGGTCGGGATCCAGAACCCGATCGCGATCTTCCCGGCGGTCGGCGACGCCAGCTACCCGGCGGGCACGGTCGTGCTCGCGAACGTGCTCGGCCTCGGCAGCGGATCGTGGGTGCCCGGCTCCTCGGCGGTCGCGATGAACCCCAACCGGGCGGCGTGGGTTCCGATCGTGATGATCTACGCCGGCATCGCAAGCGCCCTTCCGGTCTGGGTGCTGCTGCAGCCGCGTGACTACCTCTCGTCGTTCCTCCTGTACACGGGGGTCGGCGGGACGCTCCTTGCGGTCATCGTGGGCACCCTGCTCGGCACCGCGACCCAGCCGCTCGTCATCGACAGCTCCCTCGGCGCGTTCAACGGCTTCTGGGGCGTCGAGGCCGCGGGACTGGCGCCGCTGTTCCCGCTGCTTTTCATCACCATCGCCTGCGGGACGATCAGCGGGTTCCACTCGCTTGTCTCCTCGGGGACGACGGCAAAGCAGTTGGACAAGGAGACCGACGCCCGCCTCATCGGCTACGGCGGGATGCTCGGCGAGGGGCTTCTGGCCTCCGTCGCGCTGATCACGCTCGCGGTCGCCGGCTTCGCCGACCCCGCGGGCGGGATCGGCGCCGCCCTGCCGAACTTCGCGACCGGCGGCGGGATCATCCTCACCAGCCTCGGCCTGCCGCAGTCGTTCGGCGCGCCGTTCATGGCGCTGGTGCTCGTGAGCTTCCTGCTCACGTCGACTGACACGGCCGTCCGACTCGGCCGGTACATGATGGAGGAGATCGTCGGCATCGAGGCCGGCAAGACCGCAAGCGGGTTCGAGGAGGTCGGCAACGGCCTGCGTTCGACGCTCGGCAGTCTGGGTCGCGGCCGCTACACCAATCCGCTGGTGCAGGCCATCCCGGCGTACCTGATGGTCATCTCCGGCGAGTGGCTCACGCTGTGGGCGCTGTTCGGCGGCGCTAACCAGCTGCTTGCGGCGCTGGCGCTTTTGACCGCGACGGTCTGGATCGCCAACTGGGACGACAGCAAGCAGCTGTACTCCACCGGCGTCCCGATGGCGATCATGACCACCATCACGGTGATCGGACTGGCGTGGCTCGCGTTCTACACGAACCTGTATCAGAACATCATCCAGGGCGGCGCCAGCGACGGCGCGGCGCTGGCGTCGTCGGTCGTCCAGATGATCCTGGCGATCGTCCTCATCAGCCTCGCGTTGGCGCTGGTGAAGAAGGGCTACGACAACATCAGCACCGTCCGGGACACCGGCGGTCCGGCCCCGGCGGAGCCCAGCGACGACTGAGCACCCGAGCGGCTTTTCGGGTGTTTTCGCGCCCGCCAGCGGCGGCGCTACGTTTCGCGCGTGACCGCGTCGAAGGGGCCGTTACTGCCGGTCGCTACCGCAGTCACCGAATCCTCGCCGGCGCGGACCCGCGCCCACGCCGTCGACACGTCGCCGTCTGCGGTCGTCGCTGCCGCGGTCGAAAGCGTCGCGTCGGTTCCGAGCAGCGTCACCGATCCCGATTCGGTGGGAGAGCCGACGCTCTCGACGCTCAGACCGGTTGCCACCTCCACCACGCGGGCGTTTCCGAGCGCCCCAACGGGATCGCGGATCACCTCGGGGTTCTCGAAGATTTCCACCGCCGGCGCGGTCACCAGCCCGAACCGACGCCCCTCGTCGGCCTCGTAGACGCGCCGAAACACGGTCGCGACGACGGCCTGGGTGCTACTGAGCTCGACGTCGCCCGTAAGATCGACCCTGACCGTCGTCTCG
Proteins encoded:
- a CDS encoding ArsA family ATPase, which codes for MEPFVFFGGKGGVGKTTVSCAYGVKSARSGLDTLVVSTDPAHSVSDVFEQSFGDDPQPVDGVDGLSAMEIDPDTEVQRHLNGIRQSLSDQVSAAMVNEITQQLEMAHQTPGAYESALFDRFVDVMRESDPYDRVVFDTSPTGSTLRLLGLPEFLEGWIDRLMHKREKSIDLFEKAAIGNNEPRRVMDGDPVLNRLRERKEFFEFAGGALRSDAAFFFVLNPDQLSVNETRRAIGEMADNDLAVRGLVANKLTPEPDDDEDGRGARYLRDRVNTETERLAEVRETLDPPLVAEIESRTAEVKGSLLDDVADELDVETAAEAPTFVG
- a CDS encoding carbon starvation CstA family protein, which translates into the protein MVQVIWLVAAVLATFTIGYVGYSRYLAQFLELDEEAETPAHKYEDGQEYVPSKKPVLLGHHYSSIAGGAPIVGPITAGAVWGWVPALLWIAVGNPLMGSVHDFVSLSGSLRHEGKSIGYIIGEYVGEGGKNMLLWFAFLTIILVVAVFALVVAIVFDAFPQVSTASFVYIVLALAFGVYLYQFNGPFIPGTIVFVAGVFAGVWVGIQNPIAIFPAVGDASYPAGTVVLANVLGLGSGSWVPGSSAVAMNPNRAAWVPIVMIYAGIASALPVWVLLQPRDYLSSFLLYTGVGGTLLAVIVGTLLGTATQPLVIDSSLGAFNGFWGVEAAGLAPLFPLLFITIACGTISGFHSLVSSGTTAKQLDKETDARLIGYGGMLGEGLLASVALITLAVAGFADPAGGIGAALPNFATGGGIILTSLGLPQSFGAPFMALVLVSFLLTSTDTAVRLGRYMMEEIVGIEAGKTASGFEEVGNGLRSTLGSLGRGRYTNPLVQAIPAYLMVISGEWLTLWALFGGANQLLAALALLTATVWIANWDDSKQLYSTGVPMAIMTTITVIGLAWLAFYTNLYQNIIQGGASDGAALASSVVQMILAIVLISLALALVKKGYDNISTVRDTGGPAPAEPSDD
- a CDS encoding CobW family GTP-binding protein, producing the protein MSDTIPVTIISGSLGAGKTTLLNHILADADDRDIAVLVNDMGTVNVDADLVASDSELDVAGGVTELSNGCICCELQDDLETAVVRLAQNREFDALVVESSGISEPGPVARLFTTESRAAALYRVDSLVTVLDTRQFLDAFSGGEPERRGEDGDRPLSDLLVEQAELANVVLLNKADLCTDAELDEAEELIAALQPDAETIRTEFSAVPHDRLFDRGLFDPDHIKDLPGWKRALSGAGHGHDDHHHPDEVYGVTSFTYRRRRPFHPERVAEILRALPTGVVRSKGTLWVAGSELRVVLGQAGPSVHIEAVGPWIASLPEVEQDLYRSNRPDLEWDDTHGDRRTELVFIGTDYDEASLRASLDDALVTDDEWDRVGDLSGPFPAEQGSEAVLREP